In the Vicinamibacterales bacterium genome, GCAGCGACGGCTTCTTCGGCGCGCCGCGCGTCGAGCGCCAGGCGACGTGCGTCTCGGTGACGTCGCCGCGCCCGTCGGGACGGACGGCGAGCACCTGGCCGGTGTTGAAGCCCGTCGTGTAGAACACCAGCCCGTGCCCGGCGACCGGACGCGTGCTCGAGGAGAAGCTGGTGCGCTCTTCGAGACGCCAGAGTTCCCTGCCGGTCAGCGGATCGTAGCCGTACGCCGCCATCGAGCCGGGACTGATCAGCACCGGTTGTCCGGCGACGGTCACGATCAACGGCGTCGCGAACGCCTTGCGGAAGTCGCCGTCCGCCTTGATCTTCCCGTTCGGCTCGAGGTCCTTGAAATCGACGGAGCGCGGCGTCTTCCACACCGTGCGCCCGGTCCGCTTGTCGAGCGCGACGACGTACTGCACGTCGCTGCCGTCGAAGTGCATGATCAGCAGATCGCGGAACACGATCGGCGACGAGCCGGCGCCGCGGAAGTGATTGCACTCGAGATCGCGGCGCTCCCAGATCACCTTGCCGGTCGCCGTGTCGAGCGCCGCCGTCCCCGGCGATCCGAACGTCACGTAGACCCGCCCGGGCTCGATCACCGGCGAGGGGGAGGCGTAGGTGTTGAACGAGTGGGCGAACTGCGGCGTCGCGACGTCGAACAGCTTGAGATCGAAGATCGTCCGGCCGGTGTCCTTGTCGAACGCCATCGCGTAGAGCTGCCTGCCGTCCGGTGTCGCCGTGGTGAGCCACACCTGCCGGCCGAGTACCACGGGGGACGACCACGCGCGGCCGTGCACCGGCACCTTCCAGCGCACGTTTTCGGTCTCGCTCCATTTCTCGGGAATCCTGGCGTCGCGCACGATGCCCGTGCCTTGCGGGCCGCGGAACTCGGTCCACTGCGCGGCGGCGAGGACGGCGGTGATCAGCAGGTGCAGCATCGGATTACCTCGCGCCCGGCGCAGCC is a window encoding:
- a CDS encoding PQQ-binding-like beta-propeller repeat protein, yielding MLHLLITAVLAAAQWTEFRGPQGTGIVRDARIPEKWSETENVRWKVPVHGRAWSSPVVLGRQVWLTTATPDGRQLYAMAFDKDTGRTIFDLKLFDVATPQFAHSFNTYASPSPVIEPGRVYVTFGSPGTAALDTATGKVIWERRDLECNHFRGAGSSPIVFRDLLIMHFDGSDVQYVVALDKRTGRTVWKTPRSVDFKDLEPNGKIKADGDFRKAFATPLIVTVAGQPVLISPGSMAAYGYDPLTGRELWRLEERTSFSSSTRPVAGHGLVFYTTGFNTGQVLAVRPDGRGDVTETHVAWRSTRGAPKKPSLLLHDDLLFMVNDNGVVACVEARTGAEVWTGRLNQTYSASPISAGGRVYFFGEDGKATVIEAGRTFKVIAENLLDDGFMATPAIDDAALYVRTKSHLYRIQGR